In Ensifer canadensis, a genomic segment contains:
- the scpB gene encoding SMC-Scp complex subunit ScpB, with protein sequence MAEPQKYLPDVTDEDGENDGLVFDPRMEQETERIAEALVFASAQPISEAYIATRLPRGADVPRIMARLKALYAGRGVNLVQVADHWAFRTAADLSFVVQTDEKEVRKLSRAALEVLAIIAYHQPVTRAEIEDIRGVQTSKGTLDVLMEAGWVRFRGRRRTPGRPVTFGTTRDFLDHFGLEELRDLPGIEELKGAGLLSGRVPSNLHIPVPVGEDDLAENEDPITQLDLEELGLLTPKGEEAD encoded by the coding sequence GTGGCTGAGCCGCAGAAATACCTCCCGGACGTGACAGACGAAGACGGCGAGAACGACGGCCTTGTGTTCGATCCGCGCATGGAGCAGGAAACCGAGCGAATTGCCGAAGCGCTGGTGTTTGCCTCCGCGCAGCCAATCTCCGAGGCTTACATCGCCACCCGCCTGCCGCGCGGTGCCGATGTCCCGCGCATCATGGCGCGATTGAAGGCGCTTTATGCAGGCCGTGGCGTCAATCTGGTGCAGGTGGCCGATCACTGGGCGTTCCGCACGGCCGCCGACCTGTCCTTCGTCGTGCAGACGGATGAGAAGGAGGTTCGCAAGTTGTCGCGCGCCGCGCTAGAGGTTCTGGCGATCATCGCCTACCACCAGCCGGTTACCCGCGCCGAAATTGAAGACATTCGCGGTGTGCAGACATCCAAGGGCACGCTGGATGTGCTGATGGAGGCGGGCTGGGTCCGCTTCCGTGGCCGCCGCCGCACGCCCGGGCGTCCGGTCACCTTCGGAACGACACGCGATTTTCTCGACCACTTCGGCCTGGAGGAACTGCGCGACCTGCCTGGCATCGAGGAGTTGAAGGGAGCGGGGCTTCTCTCCGGCCGCGTTCCGTCCAACCTGCATATTCCCGTGCCCGTCGGCGAAGATGACCTGGCGGAAAACGAGGATCCGATCACCCAGCTCGATCTGGAAGAACTGGGGCTCTTGACTCCGAAGGGCGAAGAGGCCGATTAA
- a CDS encoding segregation and condensation protein A, with translation MDPLWQDETAERGLHEEALVIDIAGFEGPLDLLLHLARSQRVDLARISVLALAEQYIAFVERARSIRIELAADYLVMAAWLAYLKSRLLIPQQAKDDGPSGEEMASALAFRLKRLEAMREAATRLINRNRLGRDVFVRGAPEHIVTERKSDYDASLYDLLTAYASLRQRTAITQVTIEKRHVWSLADARLILARMIGHLDDWTALDHFLLRYMTTPKERATAIASSFAASLEMVREGRLEIRQEEAFAPIYLRRGPNPIDAATLADMEAARG, from the coding sequence ATGGATCCCTTGTGGCAGGACGAGACTGCGGAGCGCGGATTGCACGAAGAGGCGCTGGTCATCGACATCGCCGGCTTCGAGGGCCCGCTCGATCTGCTCCTCCATCTTGCTCGCAGCCAGCGGGTCGATCTTGCTCGCATCTCGGTGCTGGCATTGGCCGAACAATACATCGCCTTTGTCGAGCGGGCGCGCAGCATCCGCATCGAACTGGCCGCCGACTATCTCGTCATGGCGGCTTGGCTTGCCTATCTCAAGTCGCGGCTGCTGATCCCGCAGCAGGCGAAGGATGATGGTCCCTCCGGTGAGGAAATGGCATCGGCGCTGGCGTTCCGGCTGAAGCGCCTCGAAGCCATGCGCGAGGCCGCCACCCGGCTGATCAACCGAAACCGCCTCGGCCGCGATGTTTTCGTGCGTGGTGCGCCGGAGCATATCGTCACCGAGCGGAAGTCGGACTATGACGCTTCGCTTTACGATCTGCTGACCGCGTATGCGAGCTTGCGGCAACGGACAGCGATCACGCAAGTGACGATCGAAAAGCGCCACGTCTGGTCGCTCGCCGATGCGCGATTGATCCTGGCACGCATGATCGGCCATCTGGACGATTGGACCGCGCTCGATCACTTCCTGTTGCGTTACATGACGACGCCGAAGGAGCGGGCGACGGCCATCGCCAGTTCCTTTGCCGCCTCGCTGGAAATGGTACGTGAGGGGCGCCTGGAAATCCGCCAGGAAGAAGCGTTCGCGCCGATATATCTGCGGCGTGGGCCGAACCCGATCGATGCGGCGACGCTCGCCGATATGGAGGCAGCCCGTGGCTGA
- a CDS encoding twin-arginine translocase TatA/TatE family subunit has translation MGSFSIWHWLIVLVVVLLLFGRGKIPELMGDVAKGIKSFKKGMNDDDVASADKPLDGKTVDHKSDEVR, from the coding sequence ATGGGTTCCTTTAGTATCTGGCACTGGCTGATCGTTCTGGTCGTGGTGCTGTTGTTGTTCGGTCGCGGCAAGATTCCGGAACTGATGGGCGACGTTGCCAAGGGCATCAAGAGTTTCAAGAAGGGCATGAACGACGACGACGTCGCTTCCGCCGACAAGCCGCTCGACGGCAAGACTGTTGATCACAAGTCTGACGAAGTTCGCTAA
- a CDS encoding deoxyguanosinetriphosphate triphosphohydrolase: MTFDKNALGFGYGEHAPFASNPWATRGRLYPEATSPTRSDFQRDRDRIVHTTAFRRLKHKTQVFIAADGDHYRTRLTHTIEVAQIARALARALKLDEDLAEGVALVHDFGHTPFGHTGEDALHEMLKPYGGFDHNAQSLRIVTKLERRYAEFDGLNLTWESLEGLVKHNGPLLSLDGQGTHGPVPQPILDYCAIHDLELASFASLEAQVAAIADDIAYNTHDIDDGLRSGYLTFEMLEDVPFLARLMREVSDRYPGLEASRFTHEIMRRQITAMVEDVIAVAQTRLRDIRPESAMDVRQAGRVIATFSDEMGETDKQIKRLLMTRIYRHPEVMRVREGAASIVCDLYRAFMADPLLMREHYWIDQIPGMAEPARARHVGDYLAGMTDTFAISVHRRLFDHTPDLR, encoded by the coding sequence ATGACGTTCGACAAAAATGCGCTCGGCTTCGGTTACGGTGAACATGCGCCATTCGCGTCGAATCCCTGGGCGACGCGCGGCAGGCTCTACCCGGAAGCGACAAGCCCGACGCGGTCCGATTTTCAACGTGACCGCGACCGCATCGTGCATACGACCGCCTTTCGCCGGCTAAAACACAAGACGCAGGTCTTCATCGCCGCCGACGGCGACCACTATCGCACCCGCCTGACCCACACGATCGAGGTGGCGCAGATTGCACGCGCGCTGGCGCGAGCGCTGAAGCTGGACGAGGACCTCGCCGAAGGCGTGGCGCTCGTCCATGATTTCGGCCACACGCCGTTCGGGCATACGGGCGAGGATGCGCTGCATGAGATGCTCAAGCCCTATGGCGGCTTCGATCACAACGCCCAATCGTTGCGTATCGTCACCAAACTCGAGCGGCGCTACGCCGAGTTTGACGGCCTGAACCTCACCTGGGAAAGCCTGGAGGGGCTGGTAAAACACAATGGGCCGCTTCTGAGCCTTGACGGGCAGGGCACCCACGGCCCGGTGCCGCAGCCGATCCTGGACTATTGCGCTATTCACGACCTTGAGCTTGCAAGCTTTGCGAGCCTCGAAGCACAGGTGGCGGCGATCGCCGATGATATCGCCTACAACACCCATGATATCGATGACGGTCTGAGGTCCGGCTACCTGACCTTCGAGATGCTGGAGGACGTGCCGTTTCTCGCCCGCCTGATGCGCGAGGTCAGCGATCGTTATCCCGGCCTTGAAGCGAGCCGCTTCACCCATGAGATTATGCGCCGCCAGATCACGGCGATGGTCGAGGACGTGATTGCGGTCGCGCAGACGCGCCTCCGGGATATCAGGCCCGAAAGTGCCATGGATGTCAGGCAGGCTGGTAGGGTCATAGCGACATTCTCGGACGAGATGGGCGAGACCGACAAACAGATCAAGAGACTGCTGATGACGCGGATCTATCGCCATCCCGAGGTGATGCGGGTGCGCGAAGGAGCTGCGTCGATCGTTTGCGATCTCTATCGCGCCTTCATGGCCGACCCTTTGCTGATGCGCGAACATTATTGGATCGACCAGATCCCTGGTATGGCCGAGCCGGCGCGGGCGCGTCATGTCGGCGACTATCTGGCCGGAATGACGGATACCTTCGCCATCAGTGTCCACCGCCGTTTGTTTGACCATACGCCCGATTTGCGGTAG
- a CDS encoding SPOR domain-containing protein: MADKQFARSGPAEFDVLADDDPLAELARIVGYDARPAVQQLQELQRHQEAVRQDPTFDLEEELLREFDTYDAPRAADVQPDNDPVETVAAPAEELQQVEPVLEFAPAEFAVAESAPIEDAPAIKPEYQPVELAETWPEAALEEVDRGHAEFVAVPEATSTSITDVTGYDVVSEAVEPTFDLERELELSLGDVDLSPTAEIAPIKQHVGAPEEWHAPVEDISFDVSDFADQLATEQASLSVEPAFEVAPAAEASNAYASDNAYSYEPTVIEQVAPVAVEPAFEPAPAAEGSNAYASDNAYSYEPAVIEQVAAVAAEPTTDNAVDELLADIERFPVPAATGLVAAAVHTHPAIHARAEPAVVAAPPVKKSPYPFTPTFSRATPVASPSGAGQQRAFAGPIVSSIPAAAAPVAAAPVAAAVAPEAVVEPALPATEPENEPSFDIENFEMELSDVAMEMELPEFDASEDIAAAVQQPVFAAIEQEPVQHEEPFVAPSVAAAPLEIEEPPVESVLPFDPSMIAEADTGVAPIADMDVPQLPVIETEKPVAYPADYDLDIDAEMAQLFGTPAPSVRETQARPVEAREPARSAPAAKPAASLGAAPMDDFDEFEKAMEEDFRRSMVERQNTPRESERAQPMSGQADAGVYNEYGSGRRSQRTMLLAASVAGIIILGGAGVYAWMGGSDAVSSGEGPKIILADKSPVKVVPEEKGGKTVPNQDKAVYDRVAGAQGTGPRQEALVSSTEEPMDVVQRTLTPENLPNDGSDEADALGASPNADEESARLLPGDGAAVPADQEEDKAPAVAPRKVRTMIVKPDGTLVAREEPVAEPATEVAGNTQPVPATASGQVAASGTEGQATATGAGSELRAAGEALAGADQVALAAASDATVNAAGVEAPLPRTRPTGQAGNVAGAVPESASARPAETQAAANPATDTQQVSTASVPAGTYFIQVASLPSEAEAKKSYNSLSNKFGSVIGGRGVDIRKAEIAGKGTYYRVRIPAGSREEANALCSRYKGAGGSCLVTK, encoded by the coding sequence ATGGCAGACAAACAATTCGCACGAAGCGGGCCGGCTGAATTCGATGTATTGGCAGACGATGATCCGTTGGCCGAACTCGCCCGGATCGTCGGCTACGATGCCCGGCCGGCTGTCCAGCAGTTGCAGGAATTGCAACGCCACCAGGAAGCCGTCCGGCAAGATCCGACGTTCGATCTCGAGGAAGAGCTCCTTCGAGAGTTCGATACCTATGATGCGCCGCGCGCGGCAGATGTTCAGCCGGACAACGATCCAGTTGAAACTGTAGCTGCGCCCGCAGAAGAGCTTCAGCAGGTCGAGCCGGTGCTTGAATTTGCGCCAGCCGAGTTTGCTGTGGCCGAATCGGCGCCAATCGAAGATGCGCCGGCGATTAAACCGGAGTATCAGCCGGTCGAACTCGCAGAGACATGGCCAGAGGCCGCTCTTGAAGAAGTCGACCGCGGCCACGCCGAATTCGTTGCGGTTCCCGAGGCGACGTCCACTTCGATCACTGACGTAACGGGATACGACGTGGTTTCGGAAGCGGTCGAGCCGACCTTCGATCTGGAACGCGAACTCGAGCTCTCGCTCGGTGACGTCGATCTTTCTCCGACGGCCGAGATTGCGCCGATCAAACAGCACGTTGGTGCACCTGAAGAATGGCATGCGCCGGTCGAGGACATTTCGTTCGACGTTTCCGATTTCGCCGATCAACTGGCAACAGAGCAGGCCTCGCTGTCCGTCGAGCCAGCCTTCGAAGTGGCTCCGGCCGCCGAGGCCAGCAACGCCTATGCGTCGGACAATGCCTATTCGTACGAACCGACAGTGATCGAGCAGGTCGCTCCGGTTGCCGTAGAGCCGGCTTTCGAACCGGCTCCGGCTGCCGAGGGCAGCAACGCCTATGCGTCGGACAATGCCTACTCGTACGAACCGGCAGTGATCGAGCAGGTCGCTGCGGTTGCGGCAGAGCCGACAACAGATAACGCCGTCGATGAGCTTCTTGCCGATATCGAGCGGTTTCCGGTACCGGCTGCGACCGGCCTGGTCGCCGCTGCAGTTCACACTCATCCTGCGATTCATGCGCGGGCCGAGCCGGCTGTCGTGGCTGCGCCACCTGTCAAGAAGAGCCCCTATCCCTTCACGCCGACGTTCAGTCGCGCCACCCCGGTCGCTTCGCCCTCGGGTGCCGGCCAGCAGCGCGCCTTTGCTGGTCCGATCGTCTCGTCGATCCCTGCTGCCGCAGCACCTGTAGCCGCCGCACCGGTGGCCGCAGCGGTTGCGCCAGAGGCTGTCGTCGAGCCCGCTCTTCCGGCTACCGAGCCGGAGAACGAGCCGAGCTTCGACATCGAGAACTTCGAAATGGAGCTCTCGGATGTGGCGATGGAAATGGAGCTTCCGGAATTCGACGCTTCTGAGGATATCGCCGCCGCAGTGCAGCAGCCGGTTTTCGCCGCTATCGAGCAGGAGCCGGTACAGCATGAAGAGCCCTTCGTAGCACCGTCGGTCGCAGCTGCGCCCTTAGAAATCGAAGAGCCGCCGGTTGAAAGCGTTCTGCCGTTCGATCCGTCGATGATCGCTGAAGCCGATACCGGCGTCGCACCGATCGCCGATATGGATGTACCGCAACTGCCGGTCATCGAGACAGAAAAGCCGGTCGCTTATCCCGCCGACTACGATCTCGATATCGACGCGGAAATGGCCCAGCTCTTCGGGACGCCGGCACCATCCGTCAGGGAGACGCAGGCTCGCCCCGTCGAGGCTCGTGAACCTGCACGCTCCGCGCCGGCAGCCAAGCCGGCCGCATCGCTCGGCGCAGCACCGATGGATGATTTCGACGAGTTCGAGAAGGCAATGGAAGAAGACTTCCGTCGCTCGATGGTCGAACGTCAGAACACGCCGCGCGAATCCGAGCGCGCTCAGCCTATGTCCGGCCAGGCCGACGCCGGTGTTTATAACGAATACGGCTCCGGTCGCCGCTCGCAGCGCACAATGCTGCTCGCTGCAAGCGTCGCCGGCATCATCATTCTCGGTGGTGCAGGCGTCTACGCCTGGATGGGTGGCAGCGATGCCGTTTCGTCCGGCGAGGGTCCGAAGATCATTCTCGCCGACAAGTCCCCGGTAAAGGTCGTGCCCGAGGAAAAGGGCGGGAAGACCGTGCCGAACCAGGACAAGGCCGTCTATGACCGCGTTGCCGGTGCTCAGGGCACGGGTCCTCGGCAGGAGGCACTCGTCTCCTCGACCGAGGAACCGATGGACGTCGTCCAGCGGACGCTGACACCGGAAAACCTGCCGAATGACGGCAGCGATGAAGCGGATGCTCTGGGTGCTTCACCGAATGCGGACGAGGAGTCTGCCCGCCTTCTGCCTGGTGACGGTGCTGCCGTGCCGGCTGATCAGGAAGAGGACAAGGCTCCCGCAGTCGCGCCGCGAAAAGTACGCACGATGATCGTCAAGCCGGACGGCACGCTCGTCGCCCGCGAAGAGCCGGTTGCTGAACCGGCGACGGAAGTTGCTGGCAACACCCAGCCGGTTCCGGCAACGGCTTCGGGTCAGGTTGCGGCGTCGGGCACTGAGGGCCAGGCGACAGCCACGGGCGCCGGTTCCGAACTTCGCGCAGCCGGCGAGGCACTTGCAGGTGCCGACCAGGTCGCACTTGCTGCCGCGAGCGACGCCACGGTAAACGCCGCTGGCGTTGAGGCACCGCTGCCTCGGACCCGCCCGACCGGGCAGGCTGGCAACGTGGCTGGCGCCGTACCTGAAAGCGCAAGCGCACGTCCGGCGGAAACGCAGGCCGCCGCCAACCCTGCAACGGATACCCAGCAGGTTTCGACGGCATCAGTGCCGGCTGGCACCTACTTCATCCAGGTGGCGTCGCTGCCCTCCGAGGCCGAAGCGAAGAAGTCCTACAACAGCCTTTCGAACAAGTTCGGAAGCGTTATCGGTGGTCGCGGCGTGGATATCCGCAAGGCGGAGATCGCGGGTAAGGGCACCTACTATCGTGTCCGCATCCCGGCCGGTTCGCGCGAAGAGGCCAATGCGCTTTGCTCGCGCTACAAGGGCGCTGGTGGCAGCTGCCTCGTGACCAAGTAG
- a CDS encoding ABC transporter ATP-binding protein: protein MVSDTQDGPVMATRRTAGVSFAASLTFEDIHHNYHSKETIKGVSLAAKAGEVLCLLGPSGSGKTTLLRIAAGIEMQRAGRLLLNGQEISGPSVFLPPEKRGVGLMFQDFALFPHMTIRDNVRFGLTALPKKEALIQADAALERVGLSHYGDRYPHVLSGGEQQRVALARALAPRPAVLLMDEPFSGLDSRLKDSIRADTLAILRETRATAIVVTHDAEEAMRMADRIALLKDGRLVQVGTADELYREPRDLFAAGFFSEINVFDAQVRNGRVDTPLGGVDASKYRDGQRLSVAVRLSGLRVGKDEGDIQARIVSRRFIGVVELLELAVAGCDGTVRARIRADQLPQGLRDVMLSVNERDILLFEKDVPTS from the coding sequence ATGGTTTCAGATACGCAGGACGGGCCCGTCATGGCAACGCGACGGACGGCGGGCGTATCTTTCGCGGCGAGCCTGACATTCGAGGATATCCACCACAACTACCATTCCAAGGAGACTATCAAGGGCGTCAGCCTGGCGGCCAAGGCCGGCGAGGTCCTTTGCCTGCTCGGCCCCTCCGGTTCCGGCAAGACGACGCTGCTGCGGATCGCCGCCGGCATCGAGATGCAAAGAGCCGGCCGCCTCCTGCTTAACGGCCAGGAGATTTCTGGCCCGTCGGTCTTCTTGCCGCCGGAAAAGCGCGGTGTCGGTCTGATGTTCCAGGACTTTGCGCTGTTTCCGCACATGACGATCCGCGACAATGTTCGCTTTGGGCTGACGGCGCTTCCGAAGAAAGAAGCGCTGATCCAGGCCGACGCAGCCCTGGAACGGGTCGGTCTTTCGCATTACGGAGATCGTTATCCCCATGTGCTTTCGGGTGGCGAGCAGCAGCGTGTGGCGCTCGCCCGTGCGCTCGCGCCGCGGCCTGCTGTGCTGTTGATGGACGAACCGTTCTCCGGGCTCGACTCGCGGCTCAAGGATTCGATCCGCGCCGATACGCTCGCCATCCTCAGAGAGACGCGTGCCACCGCGATCGTCGTCACGCATGATGCCGAGGAAGCGATGCGCATGGCCGACCGGATCGCTCTGCTCAAGGATGGGCGCCTGGTCCAGGTCGGCACCGCCGACGAGCTTTATCGAGAGCCACGGGACCTGTTTGCCGCCGGTTTCTTTTCGGAAATCAACGTGTTCGACGCCCAGGTGCGCAACGGTCGCGTCGATACGCCGCTCGGCGGCGTGGATGCCAGCAAGTACCGCGATGGCCAGCGCCTTTCCGTGGCCGTGCGGCTTTCGGGGCTGCGTGTCGGCAAGGACGAAGGCGACATACAGGCGCGGATCGTCTCGCGCCGTTTCATCGGCGTTGTCGAACTGCTCGAACTGGCTGTGGCGGGCTGCGATGGAACCGTGCGCGCCCGTATCCGCGCGGACCAATTGCCGCAAGGATTGCGCGATGTAATGCTTTCAGTTAACGAGCGGGATATATTGCTGTTTGAAAAAGATGTTCCGACATCTTAG
- the tatB gene encoding Sec-independent protein translocase protein TatB yields the protein MLDIGWTELVVIAIVLIVVVGPKDLPPMLRAFGRMTSKLRGMASDFRQQFDEALREADLEDVRKTISDAQSLNPANALRDAMNPLRQIGNEIKSDLQKAASPDKAPVSAAEPPVSSVEPVAVGAAEAKPANSIAAAAIGSASRQMQRAEASEPAAKPKRVTKAKADATPAPKKASPAKAATAKSAPAKTAAKRPSKVEAEQPKEKTQKTRAATRKKGDV from the coding sequence ATGCTTGATATCGGCTGGACCGAGCTAGTCGTCATTGCCATCGTACTGATCGTTGTTGTCGGACCGAAGGATTTGCCGCCGATGTTGCGCGCCTTTGGCCGCATGACGTCGAAGCTGCGCGGCATGGCGTCGGATTTCCGCCAGCAATTCGATGAGGCGTTGCGTGAGGCGGATCTCGAAGACGTCCGTAAAACGATCAGCGACGCGCAAAGCCTCAATCCGGCAAATGCGCTACGTGACGCGATGAACCCGTTGCGCCAGATCGGCAACGAGATCAAATCCGATCTCCAGAAGGCCGCATCACCAGACAAGGCGCCCGTATCCGCTGCAGAGCCGCCAGTTTCCTCCGTGGAACCGGTTGCCGTTGGCGCGGCCGAGGCAAAGCCAGCCAACAGCATTGCGGCCGCGGCGATTGGTTCTGCCAGCCGGCAAATGCAGCGTGCCGAAGCTTCTGAGCCTGCGGCAAAGCCGAAACGGGTAACGAAGGCCAAGGCAGACGCTACGCCCGCGCCCAAGAAGGCCTCACCGGCGAAGGCGGCAACCGCCAAATCTGCACCCGCCAAGACGGCTGCAAAGAGGCCTTCCAAGGTCGAGGCAGAGCAGCCGAAAGAAAAAACACAAAAGACACGCGCGGCAACGCGCAAGAAAGGTGACGTATGA
- the argS gene encoding arginine--tRNA ligase: protein MNLFTDFESRIKDILETLDVVREKRSELDFARINVEPPRDPSHGDVATNAAMVLAKPLGMNPRALADLIVEKLKQDPEVTDVSVAGPGFINVRLSVSYWQKLLTAMVRTGADYGRSTTGAGRKVNVEYVSANPTGPMHVGHCRGAVVGDALANLLAFAGYEVTKEYYINDAGSQIDVLARSAFLRYRQALGEEIGEIPSGLYPGDYLVPVGEALADEFGTSLRLMPEDKWMPLVKERTIDAMMVMIREDLAALNVTHDVFFSERTLHANGAAKIRTAINDLTFKGHVYKGTLPPPKGQLPEDWEDREQTLFRSTEVGDDIDRPLIKSDGSYTYFAADVAYFKDKFDRGFDEMIYVLGADHGGYVKRLEALARAVSGGASKLTVLLCQLVKLYREGEPVKMSKRSGDFVTLRDVVDEVGRDPVRFMMIYRKNSEPLDFDFAKVTEQSKDNPVFYVQYAHARCRSVFRQAADAFPELDLSTVDFAGAINGLIVDPAELQLVAKLAEYPRVVEAAALAQEPHRIAFYLYDLAAAFHGHWNKGKENPELRFVNDKNRELSTARLGLVHAVASVLKSGLSITGTSAPEEMR from the coding sequence ATGAATCTCTTCACGGACTTCGAATCAAGAATTAAGGATATTCTCGAAACGCTTGATGTCGTTCGAGAAAAGCGATCCGAACTTGACTTCGCCCGTATCAATGTCGAGCCGCCGCGCGACCCCAGCCATGGCGATGTCGCGACCAATGCCGCGATGGTGCTTGCCAAACCGCTGGGCATGAATCCGCGCGCGCTTGCCGATCTGATCGTCGAGAAGCTCAAGCAGGACCCTGAGGTCACCGATGTTTCCGTTGCCGGTCCAGGCTTCATCAACGTGCGGCTTTCCGTCTCCTACTGGCAGAAGCTGTTGACCGCGATGGTTCGCACCGGTGCGGACTACGGCCGCAGCACGACCGGTGCCGGCCGCAAGGTCAACGTCGAATACGTGTCGGCCAATCCGACCGGGCCAATGCATGTCGGCCATTGCCGCGGTGCCGTCGTCGGCGACGCGCTTGCGAACCTGCTAGCCTTTGCCGGCTACGAGGTGACCAAGGAATATTACATCAACGACGCCGGCTCGCAGATCGATGTGTTGGCGCGTTCGGCCTTCCTTCGCTACCGGCAGGCGCTTGGCGAGGAGATCGGCGAGATCCCGTCGGGCCTCTATCCCGGCGATTATCTCGTACCCGTCGGCGAGGCGCTGGCCGACGAGTTCGGCACGAGCCTGCGGCTGATGCCCGAGGACAAGTGGATGCCGCTGGTCAAGGAGCGCACTATTGATGCGATGATGGTCATGATCCGCGAGGATCTTGCCGCCCTGAACGTCACCCATGATGTCTTCTTCTCGGAGCGGACCCTGCATGCCAATGGCGCTGCCAAGATCCGCACCGCGATCAACGACCTGACCTTCAAGGGCCACGTCTACAAGGGCACGCTGCCACCGCCGAAGGGCCAGCTGCCGGAGGACTGGGAAGACCGGGAGCAAACGCTGTTCCGCTCGACCGAGGTCGGCGACGATATCGACCGGCCTTTGATCAAGTCGGATGGCAGTTATACCTACTTCGCTGCCGACGTTGCTTACTTCAAGGACAAGTTTGACCGCGGCTTCGACGAAATGATCTATGTGCTCGGCGCCGACCACGGTGGTTACGTCAAGCGGCTTGAGGCGCTGGCACGCGCGGTGTCTGGCGGTGCGTCGAAGCTGACTGTACTGCTTTGCCAGTTGGTCAAGCTCTATCGCGAGGGTGAGCCGGTCAAGATGTCCAAGCGTTCCGGTGACTTCGTGACGTTGCGCGACGTCGTTGATGAAGTCGGACGCGATCCGGTCCGGTTCATGATGATCTACCGGAAGAACTCCGAGCCGTTGGATTTCGATTTTGCGAAGGTGACAGAGCAGTCCAAGGACAACCCGGTCTTCTACGTGCAGTACGCACATGCGCGTTGCCGGTCTGTCTTCCGTCAGGCTGCGGACGCTTTCCCCGAACTCGACCTGTCCACCGTCGATTTTGCCGGCGCAATCAATGGCCTGATCGTCGATCCGGCGGAGCTGCAGCTGGTCGCCAAGCTCGCAGAATATCCGCGCGTCGTGGAGGCTGCGGCACTGGCGCAAGAGCCGCATCGCATCGCGTTTTACCTTTACGATCTTGCCGCTGCCTTCCATGGACACTGGAACAAAGGTAAAGAGAATCCGGAATTACGTTTTGTTAACGATAAAAATAGAGAATTAAGTACTGCCAGACTCGGGCTGGTGCATGCTGTCGCTTCCGTACTGAAGTCGGGCCTGTCCATTACAGGCACCTCTGCACCGGAAGAAATGCGATAA
- the nagZ gene encoding beta-N-acetylhexosaminidase: protein MSESKAFISGCKGLSLSSEERSFFDGERPWGFILFGRNIGEEQQISDLVAALRDSIGNPAAPVLIDQEGGRVQRIRPPLVQQYPNGAAIGEIYRRDAEGGLRAAWLMGRLHAFDLMRFGITVDCLPVLDVPVPGSHDVIGNRAYGHDPQSVTAIGRAMAEGLKSGGMLPVMKHMPGHGRTFVDSHHSLPVVSETFDELAKSDFLPFIAMKDEVMAMSAHMVFTAIDPDNPATTSAKVVREIIRGHIGFDGLLMSDDVSMNALAGDMSTRARNIIDAGLDLVLHCHGIMDEMKAVADVVPVLAGETLRRARAAEAAFRKPDNANEQELRAEFNSLFATV, encoded by the coding sequence ATGAGCGAATCAAAAGCATTTATCTCCGGCTGCAAGGGTCTTTCTCTTTCGAGCGAAGAGCGCAGCTTCTTTGATGGCGAGCGGCCCTGGGGCTTCATCCTCTTTGGCCGCAACATTGGCGAGGAACAGCAGATTTCCGATCTGGTCGCGGCGCTACGTGACAGTATCGGCAATCCCGCGGCACCCGTGCTGATCGACCAGGAAGGCGGACGTGTTCAGCGCATCCGGCCGCCGCTTGTTCAGCAGTATCCGAATGGTGCGGCGATCGGCGAGATCTACCGCCGCGATGCCGAGGGCGGTTTGCGTGCGGCCTGGTTGATGGGGCGGCTGCATGCGTTCGATCTGATGCGGTTCGGCATCACCGTCGATTGCCTGCCGGTGCTCGACGTGCCGGTTCCCGGCAGTCACGATGTGATCGGCAATCGCGCCTATGGACACGATCCGCAGAGTGTCACGGCGATCGGTCGGGCGATGGCGGAAGGCCTTAAGTCCGGTGGCATGCTGCCGGTAATGAAACATATGCCCGGCCATGGCCGCACTTTCGTCGATTCCCACCACAGCCTGCCGGTGGTCAGCGAAACCTTCGACGAGCTTGCCAAGAGCGATTTCCTGCCCTTCATCGCCATGAAGGACGAGGTCATGGCGATGTCGGCGCACATGGTCTTCACGGCGATCGATCCGGACAATCCGGCAACGACCTCGGCCAAGGTTGTGCGTGAGATCATCCGCGGCCATATCGGTTTCGACGGGTTGTTGATGTCCGACGACGTTTCGATGAATGCGCTGGCCGGCGACATGTCCACCCGCGCGCGCAACATCATCGACGCCGGACTTGATCTCGTCTTGCATTGTCATGGCATAATGGACGAGATGAAGGCTGTAGCGGATGTCGTCCCGGTTCTGGCCGGAGAGACATTGCGCAGGGCAAGGGCCGCAGAGGCCGCCTTCCGCAAGCCTGATAATGCGAACGAGCAGGAACTACGTGCCGAATTCAACAGCCTGTTCGCGACGGTTTGA